One part of the Mytilus trossulus isolate FHL-02 chromosome 11, PNRI_Mtr1.1.1.hap1, whole genome shotgun sequence genome encodes these proteins:
- the LOC134690266 gene encoding inversin-like, translated as MSVVLFQVIGETALMEAATDGYLEICRLLIDRGCKIDITEEYRGRTALMRAAEGGHLEICRLLIDRGCKIDITTVRGETALMKAAMWGYLEICRLLIDTGCKIDITDTEYGRTALMMAVVGGDLEICRLLIDRGCNINITSRDGYTALHYAAEEGYPQTTRCLVKRGASPLVTTHKVIFYRI; from the exons atgtcagttgtattattccaggtTATTGGAGAGACAGCATTAATGGAGGCTGCCACGGATGGATACCTGGAGATCTGTCGTCTCCTCATTGATAGAGGATGTAAGATCGACATCACAGAG gaGTATAGAGGACGGACAGCATTAATGAGGGCTGCCGAGGGAGGACACCTGGAGATCTGTAGACTCCTCATTGATAGAGGATGTAAGATCGACATCACAACA gtTAGAGGAGAGACAGCATTAATGAAGGCTGCCATGTGGGGATACCTGGAGATCTGCAGACtcctcattgatacaggatgtaAGATCGACATCACAGATACA gaGTATGGACGGACAGCATTAATGATGGCTGTCGTGGGAGGAGACCTGGAGATCTGCAGACTCCTCATTGATAGAGGATGTAATATCAACATCACATCA AGAGATGGATACACAGCTTTACATTATGCTGCTGAGGAGGGATATCCACAGACCACAAGATGTCTGGTTAAACGAGGTGCCAGTCCTTTGGTGACAACACATAAggtaatattttatagaatttga